Proteins from a single region of Bacteroidetes bacterium SB0662_bin_6:
- a CDS encoding cytochrome C, which produces MPQLFPRRANALPILSLVGALVGGVATVGFVWYYFSPEYTDVGYAPEQPVPYSHRLHAGELGLDCRYCHTNVEMTAEANLPPTETCMNCHAQVQTEALSLQPVRKSWAEDMPVEWIKVNFLPDYVHFSHAAHVNNGVGCETCHGRVDLMDVVFQPEPLSMGWCLDCHRNPEEQLRPDEAVTLMGYEHPADFMERNAERIEREGIQPPVNCSACHY; this is translated from the coding sequence ATGCCTCAGCTTTTTCCCAGGCGAGCTAACGCGTTACCCATCCTTTCCCTGGTTGGAGCGCTTGTCGGAGGCGTGGCGACTGTAGGTTTCGTCTGGTACTACTTTTCTCCGGAGTACACGGATGTGGGCTATGCTCCTGAACAGCCCGTACCGTATAGCCACCGGCTTCATGCAGGGGAATTGGGGCTGGATTGCCGGTATTGCCATACGAATGTCGAAATGACCGCCGAGGCGAATCTTCCCCCGACCGAAACATGCATGAACTGCCATGCGCAGGTACAGACCGAGGCCCTGTCCCTGCAACCGGTGCGAAAAAGCTGGGCGGAAGATATGCCTGTGGAATGGATCAAGGTCAATTTTCTTCCGGATTATGTGCATTTCAGCCATGCCGCCCATGTCAATAATGGGGTGGGGTGCGAGACGTGCCACGGCCGGGTAGACCTGATGGATGTTGTTTTCCAGCCCGAGCCGCTGTCCATGGGGTGGTGTCTCGATTGTCACCGCAATCCGGAAGAGCAATTGCGCCCGGATGAAGCGGTGACCCTCATGGGATACGAACACCCGGCGGATTTCATGGAGCGCAATGCGGAGCGCATAGAACGGGAAGGGATTCAGCCTCCCGTAAATTGCTCCGCGTGCCATTATTAG
- a CDS encoding 4Fe-4S dicluster domain-containing protein, giving the protein MIDLPVLKDAETPAPRERFWRSPVDLEGGLGDLHSGEFMPGASDRPGSASRRDFLRIMGASMAMAGLSACRRPVEQVLPYTRQPEEIVPGEPLYYATGMPYRGVLRPLLVKSHEGRPTKIEGNPEHPMSLGATGGFEQASILNMYDPDRSQRVLREGVGSEWREFVRLVQGLDGATRIAVVSPPTSSPTIRSLRGRLAERFPEMQWITYAPEGDDPSRTGLRTTEGRTVRPLYRFSNAEVVVSLDSDFLGPTEINLLSNTAEYAQNRRMASPEDSPGRLYVVESNYSLTGGMADHRKRLRSGDIPAFARALASQLGIGGLPGERATEDAFLHAMARDVQAAGSRAVVVAGDTQPPEVHALAAAINQALGAVGSTVSYLDVDDEAEFSQIERFAALAADMHAGEIDLLLLLGVNPVYSAPPELDFAGGMERVARTVHLGLHLDETGQAAEWHIPQAHYLEAWGDGRAYDGTLSVVQPLIAPLYEAAKSDVEVLGLLVTGMDTPGYDLVREEWSAYLPDDAEQAWRRALHDGFLPDSSYPETTPVLEAPSFSADSLGEEEIEVVIRLDPTVLDGSYANNAWMMELPDPTTKIVWDNVALIAPAMAERLGVSPKYDKGRYVVDVLEITVDGRSVRLPAWIQPGLPDRSVHLTMGYGRNISTVRPPRKARFFDLDHYSDIYADGPLANGVGENVSLLRRADMRRVLSGAEVKTTGDTWTISTTQEHGYMEGRPLFRKATLSEFREHPTFAPDAVPPLYGQEEWEDYPALWQKQHPSEQPAITENPYYENQWGMVIDLNTCTGCNACVVACNSENNVQMVGKEEVGLGREMHWLRIDRYFVSGEEDTDNPAMVVQPVPCMHCENAPCEAVCPVAATVHSPDGTNQMIYNRCIGTRYCSNNCPYKVRRFSFFNWTKTLPETVQMAQNPNVTVRFRGVMEKCSYCIQRIRGAQQTARLADRALQDGEVKTACQQACGMQSITFGDLNNPDSAVAQARKNPRRYEMLAELSVKPRTSYLARVTNPNPELEPQG; this is encoded by the coding sequence ATGATCGACCTTCCTGTCCTGAAAGATGCAGAGACGCCGGCGCCGCGCGAGCGGTTCTGGCGTAGTCCGGTCGACCTGGAAGGAGGGCTTGGCGACCTGCATAGCGGGGAATTCATGCCGGGCGCAAGCGATCGTCCAGGCAGCGCGTCCCGCAGGGATTTTCTGCGCATCATGGGCGCTTCCATGGCGATGGCCGGTTTGTCGGCCTGCCGTCGTCCTGTCGAGCAGGTGCTTCCGTACACGCGCCAGCCGGAAGAGATCGTCCCGGGAGAACCCCTCTATTATGCGACGGGCATGCCGTATCGCGGGGTGCTGCGCCCGCTTCTTGTGAAGAGCCATGAAGGGCGTCCGACCAAGATAGAAGGCAATCCGGAGCATCCCATGTCCCTGGGGGCAACCGGAGGATTCGAACAGGCCTCCATTCTCAATATGTATGATCCGGACCGCTCGCAGCGTGTGCTGCGGGAGGGCGTCGGCAGCGAATGGCGGGAGTTCGTGCGTCTTGTGCAGGGGTTGGACGGGGCTACCCGGATTGCGGTTGTATCGCCGCCGACTTCCTCTCCCACGATCCGGTCGCTTCGCGGCCGCCTTGCGGAGCGTTTCCCGGAAATGCAATGGATTACGTATGCGCCTGAAGGGGACGATCCGTCCCGGACGGGGCTGCGGACCACGGAAGGACGCACGGTGCGGCCGTTGTACCGGTTCTCCAATGCGGAGGTTGTCGTCAGCCTGGACAGTGATTTTCTCGGACCGACGGAGATCAATCTTCTGTCCAATACGGCGGAATACGCGCAGAACAGACGGATGGCGTCCCCGGAGGATAGCCCCGGCAGGCTGTATGTGGTAGAGAGCAACTATTCGCTTACCGGGGGGATGGCCGATCATCGCAAGCGGTTGCGCTCCGGCGATATTCCTGCGTTTGCGCGGGCGCTGGCTTCGCAATTAGGCATCGGCGGACTTCCGGGTGAGCGCGCCACGGAGGATGCGTTCCTTCATGCGATGGCCCGGGATGTGCAGGCGGCGGGTTCGCGCGCCGTAGTGGTTGCGGGCGATACCCAACCGCCCGAGGTCCATGCGCTCGCGGCGGCTATCAATCAGGCGCTCGGCGCCGTGGGCAGTACGGTTTCTTATCTGGATGTGGACGACGAGGCGGAATTCTCGCAGATCGAACGCTTCGCTGCGCTGGCGGCCGATATGCATGCCGGCGAGATCGATCTGCTTTTGCTGTTGGGCGTCAACCCCGTGTACAGCGCGCCGCCGGAACTCGATTTTGCAGGCGGAATGGAGCGTGTCGCCCGGACAGTACATCTCGGATTGCATCTTGACGAGACGGGACAGGCTGCGGAATGGCATATCCCGCAAGCGCATTATCTCGAAGCATGGGGAGACGGGCGTGCATACGATGGTACGCTCTCCGTCGTTCAGCCGCTGATCGCACCGCTTTACGAAGCGGCGAAATCCGACGTGGAGGTGCTCGGTCTGCTGGTGACCGGCATGGATACGCCGGGGTATGATCTCGTGCGGGAAGAGTGGTCGGCGTACCTTCCCGACGATGCGGAGCAAGCGTGGCGCAGGGCATTGCACGACGGGTTTCTGCCGGACAGCAGCTATCCGGAGACGACTCCGGTGCTGGAGGCGCCTTCTTTTTCCGCCGATTCCCTCGGCGAGGAGGAAATCGAGGTGGTCATTCGCCTCGACCCGACCGTGCTGGACGGTTCCTATGCCAACAATGCCTGGATGATGGAACTTCCCGATCCTACGACCAAGATCGTGTGGGATAATGTGGCATTGATTGCTCCGGCGATGGCTGAGCGCCTGGGCGTGTCGCCGAAATACGACAAGGGACGGTACGTCGTCGATGTGCTGGAGATTACCGTGGACGGCCGCAGCGTCCGGTTGCCGGCCTGGATACAACCGGGTTTGCCGGACCGCTCGGTGCACCTGACCATGGGATACGGGCGCAACATTTCAACGGTTCGCCCGCCGAGGAAGGCCCGTTTCTTCGATCTGGATCATTATTCCGATATATATGCCGACGGTCCGCTTGCCAACGGAGTCGGGGAGAATGTCTCTTTGTTGCGCCGTGCGGATATGCGCCGCGTGCTTTCCGGCGCCGAGGTGAAGACGACCGGGGATACCTGGACGATTTCCACCACGCAGGAGCATGGCTACATGGAAGGGCGTCCCCTTTTCCGCAAGGCCACCCTCTCGGAATTCAGGGAACACCCCACGTTTGCACCGGATGCGGTGCCTCCGCTTTACGGGCAGGAAGAGTGGGAGGATTACCCCGCACTCTGGCAGAAGCAACATCCTTCCGAACAGCCCGCTATCACGGAAAATCCCTATTACGAGAATCAGTGGGGGATGGTCATCGACCTGAATACCTGTACGGGCTGCAACGCATGCGTGGTTGCGTGTAACAGCGAGAACAATGTGCAGATGGTGGGCAAGGAAGAGGTGGGCCTCGGGCGCGAGATGCACTGGTTGCGCATTGACCGTTATTTCGTTTCCGGGGAAGAGGATACGGACAATCCGGCCATGGTCGTACAGCCGGTGCCGTGCATGCACTGCGAGAATGCTCCGTGCGAGGCGGTGTGTCCGGTGGCGGCGACCGTGCATTCCCCGGACGGTACGAACCAGATGATTTACAACCGCTGCATCGGTACGCGGTACTGCTCCAACAATTGCCCGTACAAGGTGCGCCGGTTCAGTTTCTTCAACTGGACGAAGACGCTGCCGGAAACGGTGCAGATGGCGCAGAATCCGAATGTGACGGTCCGTTTCCGCGGCGTCATGGAGAAATGCTCGTACTGCATCCAGCGGATTCGGGGAGCGCAGCAGACTGCGCGCCTTGCCGATCGGGCCCTCCAGGACGGCGAAGTAAAGACGGCGTGTCAGCAGGCATGCGGCATGCAGAGCATTACGTTCGGCGATCTGAACAACCCGGACAGTGCGGTGGCGCAGGCGAGGAAGAACCCTCGTCGGTACGAAATGCTGGCCGAACTGTCCGTCAAGCCGCGCACCTCGTATCTGGCGCGCGTAACGAACCCGAACCCCGAACTCGAACCCCAGGGATAA
- a CDS encoding hydrogenase, whose amino-acid sequence MGHSTSHTTEAPLVTGNLSFHELTELVARHAEKKPPMIWYVAIGISSLMLLNLLVMIAYQVWNGVGVWGNNVPVGWGWPIVDFVFWVGIGHAGTLISAILFLFRQRWRTSINRAAEAMTIFAVICALLFPTIHVGRIWVIYWTLPIPNQMDMWPQFKSPLLWDVFAVSSYFIVSLIFWYVGLIPDLATLRDRARSFIRQRVLGIFSMGWTGSNRHWRNYEKAYLLLAGLATPLVLSVHSVVSFDFAVSIVPGWHTTIFPPYFVAGAIFSGFAMVVTLMVIARKVYGIEDLITLNHLEKMNIIILLTGSMVGFAYITELFIAWYSQVGYEQYAFINRVTGPYAWAYWIMMSCNLIAPQVFWFKRLRRNVPLMFIISILVNIGMWFERFVITVISLHRDYLPSSWGYFTPTWVDVMTFVGSFGLFLTLFLLFLRFVPMVALAEVKGVVPQADPHFYDRESS is encoded by the coding sequence GTGGGTCATTCAACGAGCCATACTACCGAGGCGCCGCTGGTTACCGGCAACCTGAGTTTTCACGAACTCACGGAACTGGTGGCGCGCCATGCGGAAAAGAAACCTCCCATGATCTGGTATGTGGCCATCGGGATTTCTTCGCTGATGTTGCTCAACCTGCTGGTGATGATTGCCTATCAGGTGTGGAATGGCGTGGGCGTCTGGGGCAATAACGTGCCGGTCGGCTGGGGATGGCCGATCGTCGATTTCGTCTTCTGGGTGGGTATCGGGCACGCGGGCACGCTGATTTCCGCCATTTTGTTTTTGTTCAGGCAGCGTTGGCGGACATCGATCAACCGGGCCGCGGAGGCCATGACGATCTTTGCGGTGATCTGCGCTCTGCTTTTCCCGACGATTCACGTGGGGAGGATCTGGGTGATATACTGGACGCTTCCGATCCCGAACCAGATGGACATGTGGCCGCAATTCAAGAGTCCCCTGTTGTGGGATGTTTTTGCGGTGTCGAGTTATTTCATCGTTTCGCTGATATTCTGGTATGTGGGGCTGATTCCGGATCTGGCTACGCTGCGTGACCGGGCCCGCTCGTTCATCAGGCAGCGCGTGCTGGGTATATTTTCTATGGGATGGACCGGCTCCAACCGGCACTGGCGCAACTATGAAAAGGCGTATCTGCTGCTGGCAGGTCTTGCCACGCCGCTTGTGCTTTCGGTGCACTCGGTGGTGTCCTTCGATTTTGCCGTATCCATCGTTCCCGGCTGGCACACCACCATTTTCCCACCCTATTTCGTGGCGGGCGCCATTTTTTCCGGGTTCGCCATGGTGGTGACGCTCATGGTGATTGCCCGGAAGGTCTATGGCATCGAGGATCTGATCACGCTCAACCACCTCGAGAAGATGAACATCATCATTCTTCTTACGGGCTCGATGGTGGGTTTTGCGTACATCACGGAACTTTTCATTGCCTGGTATTCACAGGTCGGGTACGAGCAATATGCTTTCATCAATCGCGTCACCGGGCCGTATGCATGGGCTTACTGGATCATGATGTCGTGCAATCTCATTGCGCCCCAGGTGTTCTGGTTCAAGCGTCTGCGCCGCAACGTGCCCCTCATGTTCATCATTTCCATCCTCGTGAACATCGGCATGTGGTTCGAACGCTTCGTGATCACTGTGATCTCGCTGCATCGTGACTATCTGCCTTCCAGTTGGGGATACTTTACACCCACCTGGGTCGATGTGATGACCTTCGTAGGATCGTTCGGCCTGTTTCTGACCCTGTTTCTGCTCTTCCTGAGGTTTGTGCCGATGGTAGCGCTCGCTGAAGTCAAGGGCGTGGTGCCGCAAGCCGATCCGCATTTTTACGACCGGGAATCGTCATGA
- a CDS encoding DUF3341 domain-containing protein has product MKKLLAQIKASMGIYESEPVYGLLAEFADPGALLHAASQVREAGYRHFDIHSPFPIHGMDKAMGLGNSLVGFFTLGGGITGFALAYWLQWWTGEVAYPLNISGKPFFAIEPSIPIMFELTVLFAAFGAVAGMLALNGLPRPHSPLFYSRNFTRATDDAFFLHIAASDKCFDLEGTRQLLTELGGYHVELLTATE; this is encoded by the coding sequence ATGAAGAAGCTTCTTGCGCAAATAAAGGCGTCAATGGGCATCTACGAAAGCGAGCCCGTGTACGGGTTGCTTGCAGAGTTTGCCGATCCCGGAGCACTGCTGCATGCGGCATCACAGGTGCGAGAGGCGGGCTACCGGCATTTCGACATACATTCGCCCTTTCCGATTCATGGCATGGACAAGGCCATGGGGCTCGGCAATTCGCTGGTCGGGTTTTTTACGCTGGGCGGCGGAATTACCGGGTTCGCGCTGGCCTACTGGTTGCAATGGTGGACCGGGGAGGTGGCGTATCCCCTGAATATCAGCGGCAAGCCGTTTTTCGCCATCGAGCCGTCCATTCCCATCATGTTCGAATTGACGGTGCTTTTTGCGGCCTTCGGCGCAGTAGCGGGCATGCTTGCGTTGAACGGGCTGCCGCGTCCTCATAGCCCGCTTTTTTATTCCCGCAATTTTACGCGTGCGACCGACGACGCGTTTTTTCTGCACATTGCGGCGTCGGACAAGTGTTTCGACCTCGAGGGGACCCGGCAGTTGCTGACGGAACTTGGGGGGTATCACGTGGAATTACTCACTGCAACGGAATGA
- a CDS encoding cytochrome c, whose translation MLMKRRGTVLVFAVFLLASCRGTTHEHTPIHPNLNMDYQERFDPQEANAFFADGRSMRPPVPGTVARGFLHEDTRFHEGRNADGSYVEAMPIPLTIELLEYGQTRYDIFCTPCHGAAGDGGGIITTGDFGYTPATTYHNDRLREETDGYLYDVIANGVRTMPGYAHQIPVADRWAIVAYVRALQRSQYASESDVPAVLLDDIRRGAGAGENE comes from the coding sequence ATGCTCATGAAGAGAAGGGGAACGGTCCTGGTGTTTGCAGTCTTTTTGCTGGCGTCCTGCCGCGGCACGACGCATGAACATACGCCTATCCATCCCAACCTGAACATGGATTATCAGGAGCGGTTCGACCCGCAGGAGGCCAATGCCTTTTTTGCGGACGGGCGCTCCATGCGGCCGCCCGTTCCCGGAACGGTGGCGCGCGGCTTTTTGCATGAGGATACGCGGTTTCATGAAGGCCGGAATGCCGATGGGAGTTATGTGGAGGCCATGCCGATCCCGCTGACGATAGAACTTCTCGAATACGGGCAAACCCGGTACGACATTTTCTGTACGCCGTGTCATGGCGCCGCCGGCGATGGCGGAGGGATCATTACGACAGGCGATTTCGGGTACACGCCGGCCACGACCTATCACAACGACCGGTTGCGTGAGGAAACGGACGGCTATCTGTATGACGTGATTGCAAACGGCGTGCGCACCATGCCCGGATATGCACACCAGATTCCGGTAGCGGACCGATGGGCCATCGTGGCCTATGTCCGGGCTCTTCAGCGCAGCCAATATGCTTCCGAGAGCGACGTGCCCGCCGTACTCCTCGACGATATCCGGCGTGGAGCGGGCGCCGGGGAGAATGAATAG
- a CDS encoding SCO family protein gives MALGQYFDGKRPVLLTLIYHECPTMCNMVLHGLTETLKEMPWTPGDQFDVVTVSFNPRETPALAAEKKAMYLNMLGKPEAADGWHFLTGEDASIAALTEAVGFRYNWIEDEQIYAHPFTLIFLSGEGTVMRYMPGIQFAPSDVRAALIEVSEGRAGSPLNRVLLYCLQYDPNANSYVIHAVNLMKFSGGLAVVLLGVFFVAIRRRGAHRTWPTTTPTPTA, from the coding sequence GTGGCTCTCGGTCAATACTTCGACGGGAAACGCCCCGTATTGTTGACGCTGATTTATCACGAGTGTCCCACCATGTGCAACATGGTGCTGCACGGGCTGACCGAAACGCTGAAGGAGATGCCTTGGACGCCCGGCGATCAATTCGATGTGGTGACGGTGAGTTTCAATCCGCGCGAGACGCCGGCGCTGGCTGCGGAGAAGAAGGCCATGTACCTGAATATGCTGGGCAAGCCCGAAGCCGCGGACGGATGGCATTTTCTTACGGGAGAGGACGCTTCGATTGCGGCGCTTACGGAAGCAGTGGGGTTCCGGTATAACTGGATCGAGGACGAGCAGATATACGCGCACCCGTTCACGCTCATTTTTCTGAGCGGAGAGGGGACCGTGATGCGGTACATGCCCGGTATACAGTTCGCTCCCTCGGACGTGCGGGCTGCGCTCATCGAGGTGTCGGAAGGGCGTGCGGGCTCGCCGCTCAACCGGGTTCTGCTGTATTGTCTGCAGTATGACCCGAACGCGAATTCGTATGTGATCCATGCCGTCAATCTGATGAAGTTCAGCGGCGGCCTGGCTGTTGTCCTGCTGGGCGTATTCTTTGTTGCGATACGGCGCCGGGGGGCGCATCGCACATGGCCTACAACCACGCCCACACCCACGGCATAA